ACCAAAATTTTAAAACTGCGCATGGAAGTCAAAACTTTTGTCCAGGCGGATGCCTTTTTCGGTTTCCCTGAGCGTGCAGCACTCGTTGTGGGCGTCGTGCTCCAGGAAGAGCACGTAGTTTTCCCGGCAGGCCCGGTCCAGGAAGGCCGCTTTTTCCTTCAGGGTTAGTAGCGGGCGCGTATCGAAGCCCATGACGTACGGCAGGGGGATATGGCCGGTTGTTGGCAGGAGGTCGGCCATAAAGACCAGGGTCTGCCCCTGATAGCGGATGTGCGGGATCATCTGCTTGTCCGTGTGCCCGTCTACGTACAGGATGCCGAAACCCAGGGGGCTTTCCTCCTGGAAGGTCTCCGCCCCCCGCGGGATAAAGGCCAGCTGCCCGCTTTCCTGCATGGGCATAATATTTTCGCTGAGGAAGGAGGCCTTTTCCCGGGCATTGGGCTCGGTGGCCCATTTCCAGTGGTCCTCATTCGTCCAGAAGGTCGCATTTTTGAAAGCCGGCTCGTATCCCGTCCGGTCCCTGTTCCAGCGAATACTGCCGCCGCAGTGGTCAAAGTGAAGGTGGGTCAGGAAGACGTCCGTGATGTCGTCCCGGTGGAACCCGGCTGCCGCCAGGGAGGCGTCCAGGGAATGGTCGCCCCAGAGGTAATAGTAGCCGAAGAATTTTTCGGATTGCTTGTCGCCCATGCCCGTATCGATCAGGATCAGCCGGTCGCCGTCTTCGATCAGCAGGCTCCGGGCGGCCATCTCGATCATGTTGTTGGCATCCGCCGGGTTGGTACGGGACCAGAGCGATTTGGGCACCACGCCGAACATGGCACCCCCGTCCAGCTTAAAATTCCCGGTTTCGATGGGGTAAAGGGTCATCCAGGTAGTTTTCTGATCGCGCAAAATACGAATTCGGGGCCCTATTAGCGAGGCGATTAACAAAGATTTTGGCATCTTCCTGCAAATTGCCGGGGTCGCCGGGGTTTCATAACTGGGGAGATTCCCTATTTTTGGCTTTAACGCAAAAACCAACACATGATAGAGCTGGCGGGTATTGTCATTCTCGGGATTGTGGCGCAGTGGGTGGCCTGGAGGCTCAAACTGCCCGCCATCCTGCCCCTGATCCTGATTGGGTTGCTGGTGGGGCCGATCTCCACCTTATTTACGGAGGATGGCGCGAAACTGATCGAGCCGATCTGGAACGGCAGCAAGGGCCTGTTTCCCGGGGAGGGGTTGTA
This genomic window from Robiginitalea biformata HTCC2501 contains:
- a CDS encoding MBL fold metallo-hydrolase, with the translated sequence MTLYPIETGNFKLDGGAMFGVVPKSLWSRTNPADANNMIEMAARSLLIEDGDRLILIDTGMGDKQSEKFFGYYYLWGDHSLDASLAAAGFHRDDITDVFLTHLHFDHCGGSIRWNRDRTGYEPAFKNATFWTNEDHWKWATEPNAREKASFLSENIMPMQESGQLAFIPRGAETFQEESPLGFGILYVDGHTDKQMIPHIRYQGQTLVFMADLLPTTGHIPLPYVMGFDTRPLLTLKEKAAFLDRACRENYVLFLEHDAHNECCTLRETEKGIRLDKSFDFHAQF